A genome region from Melospiza melodia melodia isolate bMelMel2 chromosome 26, bMelMel2.pri, whole genome shotgun sequence includes the following:
- the PARK7 gene encoding Parkinson disease protein 7 — protein sequence MASKRALVILAKGAEEMETVIPTDVMRRAGIKVTIAGLTGKEPVQCSRDVFICPDASLEDARKEGPYDVVVLPGGNLGAQNLSESAAVKDILKDQESRKALIAAICAGPTALLAHGIGYGSKVTTHPLAKDKMMNGAHYSYSESRVEKDGNILTSRGPGTSFEFGLAIVETLLGKEVAEQVKAPLILKD from the exons ATGGCCTCCAAGAGAGCATTGGTGATCCTGGCTAAGGGGGCAGAGGAGATGGAAACTGTAATCCCCACTGATGTTATGAGAAGGGCTGGG ATCAAGGTGACTATTGCAGGCCTGACAGGAAAAGAACCAGTGCAGTGCAGTCGAGATGTCTTCATTTGTCCTGATGCCAGTCTTGAAGATGCCAGAAAAGAG GGGCCTTATGATGTTGTGGTCCTGCCTGGAGGGAACCTTGGGGCTCAAAACTTGTCTGAG TCTGCTGCTGTGAAAGACATTTTGAAGGACCAGGAAAGCAGAAAAGCCCTGATTGCTGCAATATGTGCAG GTCCTACTGCCCTTCTGGCCCATGGCATTGGGTATGGAAGCAAAGTCACAACACATCCTCTGGCCAAAGACAAAATGATGAACGGGG CACACTACTCGTACTCGGAGAGCCGCGTGGAGAAGGACGGGAACATCCTCACCAGCCGTGGGCCTGGCACCAGCTTTGAGTTTGGCTTGGCCATCGTGGAAACTCTGCTGGGCAAGGAAGTGGCTGAACAGGTGAAGGCACCTCTAATACTGAAAGATTGA
- the ERRFI1 gene encoding ERBB receptor feedback inhibitor 1, producing MSTAGVAAQEMRVPLKTGFLHTSQGMGSLKTCWGTHSGFENTFFNVEPIAVTYNLNSSTEQHLPSIGHSSNQPSMNDHVAGSCIQVPSQKSSPPPVSPKTEQPISRYDDHLVPGFSKLSLTMGCVSEETPPHMPIKTGPIPFLSASSNDRSCRPLPPLPISEDFAPDEVDKEVEFLTSSDTDFLLEDYELPPFKSSAPSRRSFRGCGQINYAYFDSPAGPKPEEANPTQSLNVYISSIYPPPQQLHRRLRRSHSGPAGSLNKPIVRLTGHFNRSSPTSDEDKPEIPPRVPIPPRALKPDYRRWSAEVASSAYSDEDRPPKVPPREPLSRSNSRTPSPKSLPSYLNGVMPPTQSFAPDPKYVSSKALQRQNSEGSSNRVPCILPIIENGKKASSTHYYLLPERPPYLDKYEKFFREAEERSSNTEVQSWSGDCTATSAPIKLDSKPRMDMGGPLKRKHLSYVVSP from the exons ATGTCAACTGCAGGAGTTGCTGCTCAGGAGATGAGAGTCCCCTTAAAAACCGGATTTCTGCACACCAGTCAAGGCATGGGCAGCCTGAAAACCTGCTGGGGCACCCACAGTGGATTTGAAAA tactttctTCAATGTGGAGCCTATAGCAGTGACATATAATTTAAACTCCTCAACCGAGCAACATTTGCCATCCATCG GGCACTCTTCCAACCAGCCTTCCATGAATGACCACGTTGCTGGAAGTTGCATCCAAGTCCCATCTCAGAAATCCAGTCCACCTCCTGTgagtcccaaaactgaacagcCAATTTCAAGGTATGACGACCACCTTGTTCCTGGCTTCAGTAAACTCTCACTGACCATGGGCTGTGTTTCTGAAGAAACCCCTCCTCACATGCCAATAAAAACTGGACCAATTCCATTTCTGTCTGCATCTTCAAACGACCGCAGCTGCAGGCCACTGCCCCCTCTGCCCATATCTGAAGACTTTGCTCCAGATGAGGTTGACAAAGAGGTGGAATTCCTGACTAGCTCAGACACTGACTTTTTGTTAGAAGATTATGAACTTCCTCCTTTCAAATCCAGTGCTCCAAGCCGGCGGAGCTTTAGGGGCTGTGGACAAATCAATTATGCGTATTTTGATTCTCCAGCAGGACCAAAACCAGAAGAAGCCAACCCTACACAAAGCCTGAATGTGTACATATCCAGTATTTATCCTCCCCCCCAGCAGCTGCATCGGCGCCTGCGAAGGTCCCACTCTGGGCCAGCTGGATCTCTCAACAAACCCATAGTGAGACTAACTGGACACTTCAACAGGTCATCTCCAACTTCTGATGAAGATAAACCAGAGATTCCACCAAGGGTTCCCATACCCCCACGGGCTCTCAAGCCAGACTACAGGAGGTGGTCAGCAGAGGTTGCTTCCAGTGCATACAGTGATGAAGACAGGCCCCCCAAAGTGCCCCCTCGCGAGCCTTTGTCCCGCAGCAATTCCCGCACCCCCAGCCCCAAAAGCCTCCCATCATACCTCAATGGGGTCATGCCCCCCACCCAGAGCTTTGCACCTGATCCTAAGTATGTCAGCAGCAAAGCTCTACAAAGACAAAACAGTGAAGGATCTTCCAACAGGGTCCCTTGCATTCTTCCAATTATTGAAAATGGTAAGAAGGCCAGTTCAACGCACTACTATCTGCTACCAGAGAGACCTCCCTATTTGGACAAGTATGAGAAGTTCTTCAGAGAAGCAGAGGAGAGGAGCTCTAACACTGAGGTTCAGTCCTGGTCTGGTGACTGCACAGCCACCTCAGCCCCAATAAAACTGGACTCAAAGCCCAGAATGGACATGGGTGGTCCCCTGAAAAGAAAACACCTGTCCTATGTGGTTTCCCCATAG